Proteins from one Dromiciops gliroides isolate mDroGli1 chromosome 6, mDroGli1.pri, whole genome shotgun sequence genomic window:
- the LOC122732764 gene encoding 60S acidic ribosomal protein P1-like: MAVSELACIYSALILHDDEVTVTEDKINALNKAAINFEPFWPGLFAKALNNVNIASLICNVGVGGPAPAAGGAAPAGGATPASTAAPAEEKKKEEAKKEESEESDDDMGFGLFD, translated from the coding sequence ATGGCCGTCTCTGAGCTCGCTTGCATCTACTCTGCTCTCATCCTTCACGACGATGAGGTTACGGTCACGGAGGATAAAATTAATGCCCTCAATAAAGCAGCCATAAATTTTGAGCCATTCTGGCCTGGATTATTTGCAAAGGCCCTGAACAATGTAAACATTGCAAGTCTCATATGCAATGTAGGAGTTGGTGGACCTGCCCCAGCAGCTGGTGGTGCTGCCCCTGCTGGAGGTGCTACTCCTGCTAGCACAGCTGCCCCagctgaggagaagaagaaagaggaagcaaaaaaagaagagtctgaggagtctgatgatgacatgggctttggtctgtttgactaa